A section of the Bacillus sp. HSf4 genome encodes:
- a CDS encoding ABC transporter ATP-binding protein → MVNSVKLSVHIEQAGYEEEKPTIENIAFTVGAGELVGLIGPNGAGKSTTIKTILGLTRHVTGEINWNETPKYAYIPEQPSFYDELTLWEHITALGTFLQEDESVFYRRANRLMEQFSLEHAVHEYPGTFSKGMQQKLMLIHAFLMKPDLYIIDEPFIGLDPIANRLFLDMLKEEQQRGAGILLCTHVLDTAEKICDRFLLLTNGSLVMQGTLEELRMKTGLPEGSLLDCFYEAVKGGAL, encoded by the coding sequence GTGGTGAATTCGGTGAAGCTTTCAGTACATATTGAACAAGCAGGATATGAAGAGGAGAAACCGACGATTGAAAACATTGCATTTACTGTTGGAGCAGGCGAGCTTGTCGGCTTAATCGGTCCGAACGGGGCGGGAAAAAGCACGACGATCAAAACGATTCTCGGTTTAACTAGGCATGTGACCGGCGAGATAAACTGGAATGAAACACCAAAATATGCATACATACCAGAGCAGCCAAGCTTTTATGATGAATTGACCCTTTGGGAGCACATCACAGCTTTAGGGACTTTTTTACAGGAGGACGAGTCTGTTTTTTATCGCAGAGCCAATCGGCTCATGGAGCAATTTTCATTGGAGCATGCCGTTCATGAGTATCCGGGTACATTTTCAAAAGGGATGCAGCAAAAGCTGATGCTCATCCATGCTTTTCTGATGAAGCCCGATTTATATATTATTGACGAACCGTTTATCGGACTTGATCCGATCGCAAACCGGCTTTTTTTGGATATGCTGAAAGAAGAGCAACAGCGGGGAGCGGGGATTCTCCTGTGCACACATGTTCTCGATACCGCGGAAAAAATCTGCGACCGCTTTTTGCTGCTTACAAACGGCAGCTTGGTGATGCAGGGAACGCTTGAAGAGCTCCGAATGAAGACCGGCTTGCCGGAAGGATCGCTGCTCGATTGTTTTTATGAGGCGGTAAAGGGTGGAGCCCTATGA
- a CDS encoding DeoR family transcriptional regulator yields the protein MKPSTNRMLTRIKSVYMFIQEKGLVTTQELVDEFGTTPRTIQRDLNVLAYNDLVHSPSRGKWETTRKKVKISS from the coding sequence TTGAAACCTTCAACAAACCGAATGCTAACCAGGATCAAATCAGTCTACATGTTCATTCAAGAAAAAGGACTCGTTACAACCCAGGAACTGGTTGATGAATTTGGCACTACACCGAGAACAATCCAGCGTGATCTGAATGTGTTGGCATACAACGATTTAGTTCATAGCCCCAGCAGAGGCAAATGGGAAACAACAAGAAAAAAAGTAAAAATCTCCTCGTAG
- a CDS encoding pseudouridine synthase gives MRLDKFLSHSGYGSRKDVKKMLKNGAVALDGKMVKDAKAQVDPDADEVTVYGEPVFYQEFIYLMMNKPQGVLSATEDSRQQTVVDLLDPELLRFEPFPVGRLDKDTEGLLILTNDGQLSHQLLSPKKHVPKTYEVHVDQPMTPEAAAQLETGVDIGEGYMTKPAKAVIQDENSCRLLLTITEGKFHQVKRMLKAVGREVIFLKRLKMGDVELDPKLLPGEYRELKESELEALKNKRHSDHSSV, from the coding sequence ATGAGATTGGATAAGTTTCTGTCGCACAGCGGCTACGGCTCGAGAAAAGATGTCAAAAAAATGCTGAAAAACGGCGCGGTGGCATTAGACGGCAAAATGGTCAAGGATGCGAAAGCACAGGTTGATCCAGATGCGGATGAAGTGACGGTGTACGGTGAGCCCGTCTTTTATCAGGAGTTCATCTATCTGATGATGAATAAGCCCCAGGGGGTGCTTTCGGCAACGGAGGACAGCCGTCAGCAGACGGTTGTTGATCTGCTCGATCCCGAGCTTTTAAGGTTTGAGCCGTTTCCTGTCGGACGGCTTGACAAAGATACGGAAGGCCTGCTGATTCTTACCAATGACGGGCAGCTGTCGCATCAGCTTTTGTCGCCTAAAAAACACGTGCCGAAAACATATGAAGTGCATGTTGATCAGCCAATGACACCGGAGGCTGCCGCTCAGCTTGAGACAGGAGTTGACATCGGCGAAGGATATATGACTAAGCCTGCCAAAGCGGTGATACAGGATGAAAACAGCTGCCGGCTGCTTTTGACGATCACGGAAGGAAAGTTTCATCAGGTCAAGCGGATGCTGAAGGCCGTCGGCCGCGAAGTGATCTTTTTGAAGCGGCTGAAAATGGGGGATGTCGAGCTCGATCCAAAGCTTCTGCCTGGAGAATACAGGGAGCTGAAAGAATCCGAACTTGAGGCATTAAAAAACAAAAGACACTCTGATCATTCGAGTGTCTGA
- a CDS encoding polysaccharide biosynthesis protein, translating into MSSKLLRGTFTLTLGTYISRILGMIYLIPFGAMVGATGGALFQYGYNQYTMFLSIATMGFPAAVSKFVSKYNSIGDYETTRRMLRAGMSMMLVTGIIAFSILYMSAPFFAQVALGGAENNGLTIEHVVYVIRMVSLALLVVPILALVRGFFQGHQMMGPTAVSQVVEQIARIVFLLTATYLVMKVLNGGLVVAVGYATFAALIGAFAGLFTLYFSWQKRKGALLALKPNLVPPSNITYTQMFKELFCYAAPYVFVGLAIPLYQYIDTNTFNKAMIEAGYGDISQDMLAIVTLYVPKLVMIPVSLATAFGLTLIPAMTENFTNKNFPALNRQIDQAMQIILFIVLPASVGMALLSGPVYTFFYGSDNLHPEMGQNILFWYAPLALLFSLFTVNAAMLQGVNKQKFAVVSLLIGIIIKIALNVPLIKLFQGNGSILATALGYSASLLYGFIMIKRHAGYSYRKLFKRLLLMMILTAVMGIVLWVVQALLGLFISYEGGPIRSAIVILITSAAGSAIYLYLAYRLKLLEKIFGQRLNRFFKRKA; encoded by the coding sequence ATGTCAAGCAAACTGTTAAGAGGCACGTTTACATTAACGCTTGGTACCTATATTTCAAGGATCCTTGGAATGATCTATTTGATTCCGTTCGGAGCTATGGTCGGTGCCACGGGCGGTGCCCTGTTCCAGTACGGTTATAATCAATACACGATGTTTTTGAGCATTGCCACGATGGGTTTTCCGGCGGCTGTGTCCAAGTTTGTGTCGAAATATAATTCGATCGGTGATTACGAGACAACGAGAAGGATGCTGCGCGCGGGAATGTCGATGATGCTCGTCACGGGCATTATTGCTTTTTCGATTCTTTACATGTCTGCTCCGTTTTTTGCACAGGTGGCCCTCGGCGGTGCAGAGAACAACGGACTGACGATTGAACATGTCGTTTACGTCATCCGCATGGTCAGTCTGGCTTTACTGGTCGTGCCGATATTAGCACTTGTCAGGGGATTTTTCCAAGGTCATCAGATGATGGGGCCCACAGCCGTTTCACAAGTGGTTGAGCAAATTGCCAGAATCGTCTTTCTTTTAACCGCTACATATTTGGTGATGAAAGTATTGAACGGCGGTCTCGTCGTAGCTGTCGGCTATGCGACTTTCGCCGCTTTGATCGGTGCGTTTGCCGGGCTTTTCACCCTTTATTTTTCCTGGCAGAAACGGAAAGGCGCACTGCTGGCGCTAAAGCCGAATCTCGTTCCGCCATCCAATATTACGTATACGCAGATGTTTAAGGAGCTGTTCTGCTATGCCGCTCCTTACGTGTTTGTCGGGCTGGCGATTCCGCTTTATCAGTATATTGATACGAATACGTTCAATAAGGCGATGATTGAAGCGGGCTATGGCGACATCAGCCAGGACATGCTGGCGATTGTGACGCTGTATGTTCCCAAGTTGGTGATGATCCCGGTATCTCTTGCGACGGCCTTCGGACTGACGCTGATCCCGGCGATGACCGAAAACTTCACCAACAAAAATTTTCCCGCTTTAAACAGACAGATTGATCAGGCGATGCAGATCATTCTTTTCATCGTCCTTCCGGCATCAGTCGGTATGGCGCTCCTTTCAGGACCGGTGTACACGTTCTTTTATGGATCTGATAACCTGCACCCTGAAATGGGACAAAATATCCTATTCTGGTATGCACCCCTGGCCTTGTTATTTTCTCTATTCACTGTCAATGCAGCGATGCTGCAGGGTGTGAACAAGCAGAAATTTGCGGTGGTCAGCCTGTTGATCGGAATCATCATCAAAATCGCGCTCAACGTTCCTTTGATCAAGCTGTTTCAGGGGAACGGTTCGATTTTGGCGACAGCCCTCGGCTATTCAGCATCCTTGCTATACGGTTTCATTATGATCAAACGCCATGCAGGATATTCCTATCGAAAATTGTTTAAAAGGCTTTTGCTGATGATGATTCTGACGGCGGTTATGGGAATTGTTTTATGGGTTGTCCAAGCGTTGCTCGGCTTATTTATTTCCTATGAAGGCGGACCGATTCGTTCCGCCATCGTGATCCTCATCACATCCGCGGCCGGCAGTGCGATCTATCTGTATTTGGCTTATCGGCTGAAACTGCTGGAAAAAATCTTCGGTCAGCGGCTAAATCGCTTTTTCAAAAGAAAAGCCTGA
- a CDS encoding NAD(P)/FAD-dependent oxidoreductase, protein MSQFDCIVIGGGPSGLMAAIAAGEQGADVLLIDKGNKLGRKLAISGGGRCNVTNRLPVDEIIRHIPGNGRFLYSAFSEFNNEDIIAFFERLGVKLKEEDHGRMFPVSDKAQSVVDALLKRLEQLHVTIRTNESVKSVIYKDQKACGIITNNGENIPASSVVVAVGGKSVPHTGSTGDGYAWAEKAGHTITELFPTEVPVTSAEPFIKQKTLQGLSLRNVAVSVLNKKGKPVITHRMDMIFTHFGLSGPAILRCSQFVVKELKKQETVRLKIDLFPELHEEQLFQRMQKELKDATKKTLKNALKSWMQERYLLFLFERNQIDPSETFSSLSKDRFRAFVKDCKELTISVNGTLSLDKAFVTGGGVSVKEVDPKKMASKKMDGLYFCGEILDIHGYTGGYNITSALVTGRLAGLNAGEFSIAQRKK, encoded by the coding sequence ATGAGTCAATTCGATTGTATTGTCATCGGCGGAGGACCTTCCGGGCTTATGGCCGCCATCGCGGCCGGTGAGCAAGGGGCCGATGTTCTCTTGATCGACAAAGGTAACAAACTCGGACGCAAGCTGGCCATTTCAGGAGGCGGACGCTGCAATGTCACCAACCGTCTTCCCGTGGATGAAATCATCCGCCATATTCCCGGAAACGGACGCTTCCTATACAGCGCTTTTTCCGAATTTAACAATGAAGACATCATCGCATTTTTCGAGCGCCTCGGTGTCAAGCTGAAGGAAGAGGACCACGGAAGAATGTTTCCCGTTTCCGACAAAGCGCAGAGCGTTGTCGACGCCCTGTTGAAAAGGCTTGAGCAGCTGCATGTGACAATCCGGACGAACGAAAGTGTCAAATCGGTCATATATAAGGATCAGAAAGCATGCGGCATCATCACAAACAACGGAGAAAACATTCCAGCCTCATCAGTCGTTGTGGCGGTTGGAGGCAAAAGCGTGCCCCATACCGGGTCGACGGGAGATGGCTATGCATGGGCTGAAAAAGCGGGCCACACGATTACAGAGCTCTTTCCGACAGAAGTTCCGGTCACATCGGCCGAGCCTTTTATTAAACAAAAAACCCTGCAGGGCTTATCATTGAGAAATGTCGCCGTCAGTGTGCTGAACAAAAAAGGAAAGCCTGTCATCACCCACAGGATGGATATGATTTTTACGCATTTTGGCCTTTCAGGCCCCGCCATTCTGCGATGCAGTCAATTTGTCGTGAAGGAATTAAAGAAACAGGAAACAGTCAGACTGAAGATCGATTTGTTCCCTGAGCTTCACGAAGAGCAGCTTTTTCAACGGATGCAAAAAGAGCTGAAAGACGCGACGAAAAAAACGCTGAAAAACGCGCTGAAATCATGGATGCAGGAAAGGTATCTGCTCTTTCTTTTCGAACGCAATCAGATCGATCCTTCTGAAACCTTTTCATCTCTTTCCAAAGACCGTTTCAGAGCGTTCGTCAAAGATTGCAAGGAGCTGACCATCAGTGTGAACGGCACGCTTTCGCTCGATAAAGCCTTTGTGACAGGCGGCGGTGTTTCCGTAAAAGAAGTCGATCCTAAAAAAATGGCCTCCAAAAAAATGGACGGTCTCTATTTCTGCGGGGAGATTCTTGATATTCACGGATATACAGGTGGGTACAATATCACATCAGCCCTTGTCACCGGAAGGCTGGCCGGCTTGAATGCAGGTGAATTTTCAATCGCTCAAAGAAAAAAATAA
- a CDS encoding BCCT family transporter, translating into MNLKNISSVFWIVIVITSAAVLWGIVAPDNLQALTSSIQGYITNTLGWYYLLVVSLFVAFSIFLIFSPIGKIKLGKPEEKPEFSRLSWFAMLFSAGMGIGLVFYGAAEPISHYAISSPSGETETAQAFRDSLRYTFFHWGLHAWAIYAIVALCIAYFQFRKDAPGLISATLFPVFGDRVNGPLGKGIDCIAVFATVVGVATSLGIGATQINGGLHYLFGVPNSFQVQLAIIAVITVLFLISAWSGIGKGIKYLSNTNMVLAGVLMIFMLFVGPTVLIMNSFTDTIGTYISNVVQMSFRLAPNDPDSREWINSWTIFYWAWWISWSPFVGIFIARVSRGRTIREFLIAVLFAPTVLAFLWFSIFGVSAMDLQQKGIFNVAKLSTDTMLFGTFDHYPLAMITSIVALLLIAVFFITSADSATFVLGMQTTYGSLNPENSVKISWGIIQSAMAGALLYSGGLSALQNTAILAALPFSIVIIFMIVSLYKSLSQERKEIKKSEQFQKPRSPRVKKA; encoded by the coding sequence ATGAATTTGAAAAATATCTCAAGCGTTTTTTGGATTGTGATTGTTATCACATCAGCAGCAGTATTATGGGGAATCGTTGCTCCGGATAACCTACAAGCGTTAACGAGTTCGATTCAAGGATATATCACGAATACACTTGGATGGTATTACTTATTGGTGGTTTCTCTATTTGTAGCGTTCAGCATCTTTTTGATCTTCAGTCCGATCGGAAAGATCAAGCTGGGGAAACCGGAAGAAAAACCTGAATTCTCTCGCTTATCTTGGTTTGCCATGCTTTTTAGCGCAGGTATGGGCATTGGTCTCGTATTTTATGGCGCGGCTGAACCGATCAGCCATTATGCCATTAGCTCTCCATCAGGTGAAACAGAAACAGCCCAGGCCTTCAGAGATTCTCTGAGGTATACATTTTTCCACTGGGGATTGCATGCTTGGGCGATCTATGCGATCGTTGCCCTTTGCATCGCATACTTTCAATTCAGAAAAGACGCGCCTGGCTTGATCAGCGCGACGCTGTTTCCGGTCTTCGGCGACAGAGTCAACGGACCGCTTGGAAAAGGGATTGACTGCATCGCTGTATTTGCAACCGTCGTCGGTGTAGCGACTAGTCTCGGAATCGGCGCCACGCAGATCAACGGCGGACTCCATTATCTATTCGGAGTGCCGAACAGCTTCCAGGTGCAGCTGGCGATCATTGCAGTCATCACCGTTCTGTTTTTAATTTCCGCTTGGAGCGGAATCGGAAAAGGCATCAAGTACTTGAGCAATACGAACATGGTGCTGGCCGGCGTCCTGATGATCTTTATGCTGTTTGTCGGACCGACGGTGTTAATTATGAACTCGTTTACGGACACGATCGGAACGTATATCTCCAATGTGGTGCAAATGAGCTTCCGCCTTGCGCCTAATGATCCGGACAGCCGTGAATGGATCAATTCATGGACGATTTTCTACTGGGCTTGGTGGATCTCCTGGTCGCCGTTTGTCGGTATTTTCATCGCCCGCGTATCAAGGGGGCGCACAATCAGGGAATTTTTGATTGCCGTCTTGTTTGCGCCTACTGTGCTGGCGTTTCTATGGTTTTCAATTTTCGGGGTTTCAGCGATGGATCTTCAGCAAAAAGGGATTTTCAACGTTGCAAAACTGTCTACAGACACGATGCTGTTTGGAACATTTGACCACTACCCGCTGGCTATGATTACATCTATCGTTGCCTTGTTGCTCATTGCCGTATTCTTTATCACTTCTGCAGACTCGGCAACATTTGTTCTCGGAATGCAAACGACTTACGGTTCACTGAATCCTGAGAATTCGGTCAAGATATCATGGGGCATCATCCAGTCAGCAATGGCTGGGGCGCTCCTGTATTCAGGCGGACTATCGGCGCTGCAAAACACCGCGATCCTGGCCGCTCTGCCATTTTCAATCGTGATCATCTTCATGATCGTATCGCTTTACAAATCTCTGTCCCAAGAACGGAAAGAGAT